The Hymenobacter psoromatis genome contains a region encoding:
- a CDS encoding SDR family oxidoreductase, whose product MELRHHTTLITGGSSGLGLEFARQLLALGNTVLITGRDQTRLDQAKQQLPQVHTFRSDVRDPAAIAALHAQVVARFPALNILVNNAGEMRKLNLNDPTLSLHDVTQEVEVNLSGPIRMVQQFLPHLKTQKTAAILNVNSGLALAPFPISPVYGATKAGLHSYTQSLRVQLKPTAVQVFELVAPAANTPLNDRLGDVVDKSQLMGLG is encoded by the coding sequence ATGGAACTACGTCATCACACTACTCTGATAACTGGCGGCAGCAGCGGCCTAGGCCTGGAGTTTGCCCGGCAGCTACTGGCTCTGGGCAACACGGTGCTCATTACGGGCCGCGACCAGACCCGGCTGGACCAAGCGAAGCAGCAGTTGCCGCAAGTGCACACCTTCCGCAGCGATGTGCGCGACCCCGCCGCGATTGCGGCTCTGCACGCACAGGTGGTGGCCCGGTTCCCCGCGCTCAACATCCTCGTCAACAACGCGGGGGAAATGCGTAAGCTGAACCTGAACGACCCCACGCTGTCGTTGCACGACGTGACGCAGGAAGTAGAGGTCAACCTAAGCGGGCCGATTCGGATGGTGCAGCAGTTTCTTCCGCACCTCAAAACCCAAAAAACCGCCGCCATTCTCAACGTAAACTCCGGGCTAGCACTAGCTCCCTTCCCGATTTCGCCGGTGTACGGGGCCACCAAAGCAGGGCTTCACTCCTACACTCAATCATTGCGGGTGCAGCTCAAACCAACAGCCGTGCAAGTGTTTGAGCTCGTCGCTCCGGCGGCCAATACCCCCCTTAACGACCGGCTGGGCGACGTCGTGGACAAGAGCCAGCTGATGGGCCTTGGTTAA
- a CDS encoding SDR family oxidoreductase, with protein MNRLQGKVAVITGGNSGIGFATAQEFIAEGARVVITGRNAPAVQQAVAQLGSSAVGIVSDAVSMTDLRQLAGQVQTHHARIDVLFANAGVSYAAPLVQVNEAHFDAQFDINVKGVYFTVQQLLPLFNDGGSIILNGSTTAHRAFPGISVYSATKAAVVALARNLSLELLDRRIRVNVLSPGPVDTPINHKMFTRLGMSPEAAQQAAASYAEVVPIKRVGQPKEIATVATFLASDDSSFVLGEEIIAGGGIATL; from the coding sequence ATGAATCGTTTACAGGGCAAAGTAGCCGTCATCACCGGCGGCAACAGCGGCATTGGCTTCGCCACCGCTCAAGAATTTATTGCTGAAGGCGCGCGGGTCGTCATCACCGGCCGTAATGCGCCGGCCGTGCAGCAAGCCGTGGCCCAGCTCGGTAGCTCGGCCGTCGGCATCGTCTCCGACGCGGTAAGTATGACCGACTTGCGGCAGCTCGCCGGCCAAGTACAGACGCACCACGCCCGCATCGACGTGTTGTTTGCCAACGCCGGCGTCTCGTACGCTGCCCCGCTGGTCCAGGTTAACGAGGCGCATTTCGATGCGCAGTTCGACATCAATGTCAAAGGCGTCTATTTCACCGTGCAGCAGCTGTTGCCGTTGTTCAACGACGGGGGCTCCATCATTTTAAACGGTTCGACCACGGCGCACCGGGCGTTTCCCGGCATCTCGGTTTACTCGGCCACGAAGGCGGCCGTGGTGGCCCTGGCCCGTAACCTTTCGCTGGAACTGCTCGACCGCCGGATTCGCGTGAATGTCCTTAGCCCCGGCCCAGTAGACACGCCCATCAACCACAAGATGTTCACTAGGCTTGGGATGTCGCCCGAAGCCGCGCAGCAGGCGGCCGCCAGCTATGCGGAAGTAGTACCCATCAAGCGCGTCGGCCAGCCGAAGGAGATTGCCACGGTGGCCACCTTCCTGGCGTCCGATGATTCGTCGTTTGTGCTGGGCGAGGAAATTATCGCGGGCGGCGGCATCGCTACGCTTTAG
- a CDS encoding winged helix-turn-helix transcriptional regulator, with the protein MQQRLTNRCESADGGALQEAYAFLAHKWTLLVLGALAHGPRRHGEVQRQVVGISPKMLTQTLQKLVQYNLATRTVYPQVPPRVEYTLTAFGESTAEPITAVLAWYTRWETEILAGVQPKAA; encoded by the coding sequence TTGCAGCAACGCTTAACCAATCGCTGCGAATCAGCGGACGGTGGGGCCTTGCAGGAGGCCTACGCCTTTCTGGCCCACAAGTGGACGCTGCTGGTGCTGGGCGCGCTGGCCCACGGCCCCCGGCGCCACGGCGAAGTGCAGCGGCAAGTAGTCGGCATTTCGCCCAAGATGCTGACCCAAACGTTGCAAAAACTGGTGCAGTACAACCTGGCGACGCGCACGGTCTACCCGCAAGTGCCACCGCGGGTGGAGTACACCTTAACTGCGTTCGGGGAAAGCACCGCCGAGCCCATAACGGCCGTGCTAGCATGGTACACCCGCTGGGAAACGGAAATTCTAGCGGGCGTCCAGCCAAAAGCCGCCTAG
- a CDS encoding TetR/AcrR family transcriptional regulator, which translates to MARPRAFDEAVALQKALDTFWHRGYSATSMEDLVAGTGLNRASLYATFGDKHQLFMRALRQYQQQAYQNLTALTADPDVPALDHVRQILALTAGLCFADEQQKGCFMVNTITELVPYDAEAHAVASQYQQFFETLLTTILSRGQQRGEVRPTAPPQAQARLLLSVLNGLRVLSKANSDPQLLQDVLNTALLALA; encoded by the coding sequence ATGGCCCGTCCCCGCGCGTTTGATGAAGCCGTAGCGCTGCAAAAGGCGCTCGACACGTTCTGGCACCGGGGGTACAGCGCCACGTCGATGGAAGACCTGGTGGCGGGCACGGGGCTGAACCGGGCCAGCCTCTACGCCACGTTTGGCGACAAGCACCAGCTATTCATGCGGGCCCTGCGCCAGTATCAGCAGCAAGCCTACCAGAACTTGACGGCGCTGACGGCCGACCCCGACGTCCCGGCGCTCGACCACGTACGCCAGATTCTAGCGCTAACGGCGGGTCTGTGCTTCGCGGACGAGCAGCAAAAAGGCTGTTTTATGGTGAACACCATCACCGAACTGGTGCCCTACGATGCCGAGGCCCACGCGGTAGCAAGCCAGTACCAGCAGTTTTTTGAAACCCTACTGACCACCATCCTGAGCCGGGGCCAGCAGCGCGGCGAAGTGCGGCCCACCGCCCCGCCCCAGGCGCAGGCCCGTCTGCTGCTGAGCGTGCTCAACGGGCTGCGCGTGCTTTCCAAGGCCAATTCCGACCCTCAGCTGCTACAGGATGTACTGAACACGGCCCTGCTGGCTCTGGCCTAG
- a CDS encoding Tn3 family transposase gives MARTLPLLDAAQRREFDSPPKFTTPQRSFFFSLPEWAEPLLRTMTVPHMRGGFLLQLGYFKASGRFFSTERFAAADRAYVQHRYALGEVAWPRYERVASFRHRTLLLHHFGVASFEEVQSQVVQQVTHFARQQMNPVAVFRTAADYLLAHRWEVPTYAALAGVVTEAFRTVEQQLTTQVAHLLTPALRQQLDALFTTEADEPAHAHRPYRLTTLKRSLELMRPAAIRANVRDYAVLQALFAQVQPVVAALDLSEELVRYYARYVERAQVFQVQQQTDKKYLMVLCFVVQQYYQVGDLLTETLLQAVQTHRNAAQRETQERVYRQQQDTAGQLRELLDGVLTHGTALVELEQVAFSFARTNAEKVTALLGWLQSPAVTAFAQLRQTAQQLRKGGGGNVAGPYYQVVEERSRALQHRLSDILRLVRYEGVLNSPLDQALAQYRDRAGSLGSKLPASFLKAAERTALDQAESTISLYKALLAGHVADQLKAGKLNLVHSLSYRPFDTYLLNATTWAAQRAELLFQTNLLDLGEPGPFLDALQAKLAAAFAHTFERLNAGTNPAVRKRADGRPRFLTPARPPDEEAPAPRPLFPGAGQISLHEVLHTVNQQCRFTDCLDHWSPRHRPPRPADRVFFAGVMAYGCNLGLTRMAHATKHVAQSTLENTVNWYFSLDNLRRANDAVLALMGKLPISRLFQRAPGQTHTSSDGQKYHVAVDSIHATYSYKYFGQEKGLVSYGFLDDRHRLFYSTTFTSATREAPYMVDGLLYNEVVESTIHSTDTHGFTEVNFAVTYLLKVAFAPRIQSFQDQQFYAFVGMAVPDLTAYALRLGKPLDRGLIEAQWETILRLIVSLKQKHVTASTVLKRLNSYSQHHPLYLALRELGRAVRTEFLLRYMDDQDLRKRIDDQLDKLESTHTFARAVFYGQNGQFRYAGKEEQQVADACKRLVQNVIVCWNCLYLNQQLFQASPTERQALADVITRMSPVSWQHINLQGEFDFSDEALTQALQFDLDALLTVEWETDDPTQPM, from the coding sequence ATGGCCCGTACCCTCCCGCTGCTCGACGCGGCTCAGCGTCGCGAGTTTGATTCTCCCCCCAAGTTCACCACCCCGCAGCGGTCCTTCTTCTTTTCGCTCCCTGAATGGGCCGAGCCGCTCCTGCGCACGATGACTGTTCCGCATATGCGCGGGGGCTTCCTGTTACAGCTGGGCTACTTTAAGGCCAGCGGGCGCTTCTTTTCCACCGAGCGGTTTGCGGCGGCCGACCGCGCCTACGTGCAGCACCGGTATGCGCTGGGCGAGGTAGCGTGGCCCCGGTACGAACGCGTGGCCAGCTTCCGGCACCGGACCTTGCTGCTCCACCATTTTGGCGTCGCCTCGTTTGAAGAAGTCCAGTCGCAGGTGGTGCAGCAGGTCACCCATTTCGCTCGGCAGCAGATGAATCCGGTGGCCGTATTCCGCACGGCGGCCGATTACCTGCTGGCCCACCGTTGGGAGGTGCCGACCTACGCGGCGTTGGCGGGCGTGGTCACCGAAGCTTTCCGCACCGTGGAGCAGCAGCTGACCACGCAAGTGGCCCACCTGCTGACCCCGGCGCTGCGCCAGCAACTGGATGCGTTGTTCACCACCGAAGCCGACGAGCCGGCGCACGCCCACCGACCTTACCGGCTGACCACGCTCAAACGCAGCCTGGAATTGATGCGCCCGGCGGCTATTCGGGCCAACGTGCGGGACTACGCGGTGCTCCAGGCCCTGTTTGCGCAGGTGCAGCCGGTGGTAGCAGCGTTGGACTTATCCGAAGAACTGGTGCGCTACTATGCCCGCTACGTGGAGCGGGCGCAGGTATTCCAGGTGCAGCAGCAAACCGACAAGAAATACCTGATGGTGCTCTGCTTCGTGGTGCAGCAGTATTACCAGGTGGGCGACCTGCTGACGGAGACCCTATTGCAGGCCGTACAAACCCACCGCAATGCGGCCCAGCGGGAAACGCAGGAGCGCGTGTATCGCCAGCAGCAGGACACGGCGGGCCAGCTGCGGGAACTCCTCGACGGCGTGCTGACCCACGGCACGGCGCTGGTCGAGTTGGAGCAGGTCGCCTTTTCGTTTGCCCGCACCAACGCGGAAAAAGTCACCGCGCTACTGGGCTGGCTGCAATCCCCGGCCGTGACAGCGTTTGCCCAGTTGCGCCAGACCGCCCAGCAGCTGCGCAAGGGCGGCGGGGGCAACGTGGCCGGGCCGTACTACCAGGTCGTGGAGGAGCGCTCCCGCGCCCTGCAACACCGACTAAGCGATATTCTGCGCTTAGTCCGGTACGAAGGAGTGCTCAATAGCCCCCTGGACCAGGCTCTGGCGCAGTACCGCGACCGGGCCGGGAGCTTGGGCAGCAAGCTCCCGGCCTCTTTTCTGAAAGCGGCCGAGCGCACGGCCCTGGACCAAGCGGAAAGCACAATTTCCCTCTACAAAGCCTTGCTGGCAGGCCACGTGGCCGACCAGTTGAAGGCGGGTAAACTCAATCTGGTCCACTCGCTGAGCTACCGGCCCTTCGACACCTATTTGCTCAATGCCACTACCTGGGCCGCCCAGCGAGCGGAACTACTGTTTCAAACCAATCTGCTGGACCTAGGGGAGCCCGGTCCTTTCCTGGACGCGCTGCAAGCCAAACTGGCGGCCGCATTCGCCCACACCTTCGAGCGCCTGAACGCGGGGACCAACCCGGCCGTGCGCAAGCGGGCCGATGGCCGGCCGCGCTTCCTGACCCCGGCCCGGCCGCCGGACGAGGAAGCCCCGGCTCCCCGGCCCCTGTTTCCTGGCGCGGGCCAGATTTCGCTACACGAAGTGCTGCACACGGTCAATCAGCAATGCCGCTTCACCGACTGCCTCGACCACTGGAGCCCGCGCCACCGCCCGCCCCGGCCGGCCGACCGGGTGTTCTTTGCCGGCGTCATGGCCTACGGCTGCAACCTGGGCCTGACGCGCATGGCCCACGCCACCAAGCACGTGGCGCAGTCCACGCTGGAAAACACGGTCAACTGGTACTTCTCGCTCGACAACCTGCGCCGGGCCAACGACGCGGTGCTGGCCCTAATGGGCAAGCTGCCCATCAGCCGCCTCTTTCAACGCGCCCCCGGCCAGACGCACACTTCGTCAGATGGCCAGAAATACCACGTGGCCGTGGATTCCATTCACGCCACCTACTCCTATAAGTACTTCGGGCAGGAAAAAGGCCTCGTGTCGTACGGGTTCCTGGATGACCGGCACCGGCTGTTTTACTCAACCACGTTCACGTCCGCAACACGGGAAGCGCCTTATATGGTCGACGGACTCTTGTATAACGAGGTCGTGGAGTCCACCATTCACAGCACCGATACCCACGGCTTTACTGAGGTCAACTTCGCCGTGACGTATCTGCTTAAAGTCGCCTTCGCCCCGCGCATTCAATCCTTTCAGGACCAGCAATTCTACGCCTTCGTCGGCATGGCCGTGCCCGACCTGACCGCCTACGCCCTGCGGCTAGGCAAGCCGCTGGACCGGGGGCTTATCGAGGCGCAGTGGGAGACCATCCTGCGGCTTATCGTCAGCCTCAAGCAGAAGCATGTGACAGCCTCCACCGTGCTCAAGCGCCTTAATTCCTATTCCCAGCACCACCCGCTCTACCTGGCCCTGCGGGAGTTGGGCCGGGCCGTGCGCACCGAGTTCCTACTGCGTTACATGGACGACCAGGACCTGCGCAAGCGCATCGACGACCAGTTAGACAAGCTCGAAAGCACGCATACCTTCGCCCGGGCCGTGTTCTACGGCCAGAACGGCCAGTTTCGCTACGCTGGCAAGGAAGAACAGCAGGTAGCTGATGCCTGCAAACGGTTGGTGCAGAATGTGATTGTGTGCTGGAACTGCCTCTACCTCAATCAGCAACTCTTTCAGGCTTCGCCGACCGAGCGGCAGGCCCTGGCCGATGTCATCACCCGCATGTCGCCCGTGAGCTGGCAGCATATCAATCTGCAAGGTGAGTTCGACTTCTCCGACGAGGCCCTCACGCAGGCATTGCAGTTTGATTTAGACGCGTTGCTGACCGTCGAGTGGGAAACGGATGACCCAACGCAACCCATGTAA
- a CDS encoding ketopantoate reductase family protein yields MKILLFGRGVITSQYGWALEQAGHTVEFYVRPGRAAHFGPTLTLDLLDARAKSSGVRVAQPWPIRLREDLPGDHDYELIVLSVPHYQFSEAATFLAPKVGNATVLVFNNFWQEPQQAASALPAGQLAWGFPQAGGSITAKGELVGALFNKVHFGTFGTVPTAREVVVRELFRHSGFTLEEHADFRGWLWLHFAIITGFYAQALAGGAVAQVMTSPTQGKAAVRHIQELLRVVAARGVNMSNNASESFLYRLPPWLASLALRALLKISPPFKAAFAGPIAVAEAKSCCVEVLAEARRLHISVPRLEAAKRVFER; encoded by the coding sequence ATGAAAATACTATTGTTTGGGCGAGGCGTTATCACCTCGCAATACGGCTGGGCGCTGGAACAAGCCGGCCACACCGTGGAGTTCTATGTCCGGCCGGGCCGTGCCGCGCACTTCGGCCCCACGCTGACCCTTGACCTGCTGGATGCCCGTGCCAAAAGTAGCGGCGTGCGCGTGGCCCAGCCTTGGCCCATTCGCCTGCGCGAAGACCTGCCGGGCGACCACGACTACGAGTTAATTGTCCTCAGCGTGCCGCACTACCAGTTCAGCGAAGCAGCTACTTTTTTGGCTCCGAAGGTGGGCAACGCGACGGTGCTTGTCTTCAATAATTTCTGGCAGGAGCCGCAGCAAGCAGCGTCGGCGCTGCCCGCCGGGCAGCTGGCCTGGGGCTTTCCGCAGGCCGGCGGGAGCATCACGGCGAAGGGCGAGCTCGTGGGGGCGCTGTTCAATAAGGTGCATTTTGGTACATTCGGCACGGTCCCTACGGCACGGGAAGTAGTCGTGCGCGAACTGTTTCGGCACAGCGGCTTCACCTTGGAGGAACATGCAGATTTTCGCGGCTGGCTGTGGCTGCATTTTGCCATCATCACCGGTTTTTACGCGCAAGCGCTCGCCGGAGGGGCAGTGGCGCAAGTGATGACCTCCCCTACGCAGGGCAAGGCAGCCGTGCGGCACATCCAGGAGTTGCTGCGCGTGGTAGCCGCGCGGGGCGTCAACATGAGCAACAATGCCTCGGAATCCTTTCTCTACCGGCTACCACCCTGGCTGGCGAGCTTGGCCCTGCGGGCGCTGCTCAAAATCAGCCCGCCGTTTAAGGCCGCCTTTGCCGGCCCGATTGCAGTAGCGGAAGCCAAGTCGTGCTGCGTGGAGGTCTTGGCCGAAGCGCGGCGGCTCCACATCAGCGTGCCCCGGCTGGAGGCGGCGAAGCGCGTATTCGAACGGTAA
- a CDS encoding SDR family oxidoreductase, producing MTDLKNQIVLVTGATSGIGEATATELAKRGAHVIILARNAEKAAATQQKIKAAGPAPVDILLADLADLDQVRRVAAEFNARYPRLDVLVNNAGLILGAERQESPQGYELGLATNHLGPFLLTSLLFEKLKASPAGRIVNVAAVVYGMAKPNFTDFQSMENYGALAVYANTKLYNIMFTQELARRMRAHGITNVTTNALHPGVVASSFGSGAHGLLSIFVKLARPFGLSTAKGAATSLYLASSPAVATTSGGYFNEKKPEAVKHRFNTPENARRLWELSEALTDTKLLD from the coding sequence ATGACCGACCTTAAAAATCAAATTGTTTTAGTCACCGGGGCCACTTCTGGCATTGGCGAAGCCACGGCCACCGAGCTGGCCAAAAGGGGCGCGCACGTCATTATTTTGGCCCGCAATGCCGAGAAAGCCGCCGCCACGCAGCAGAAAATCAAAGCCGCCGGCCCGGCCCCGGTCGACATTTTGCTGGCCGACCTGGCCGACCTGGACCAGGTGCGCCGCGTTGCCGCCGAGTTCAATGCCCGCTACCCGCGCCTCGACGTGCTGGTGAATAACGCCGGGCTGATTCTGGGAGCCGAGCGCCAGGAGTCGCCCCAGGGCTACGAGTTGGGCCTGGCCACCAATCACCTCGGCCCATTCCTGCTCACCAGCCTACTTTTTGAAAAGTTGAAGGCCAGCCCGGCCGGCCGCATCGTCAACGTGGCAGCGGTGGTCTACGGCATGGCCAAGCCCAATTTCACCGATTTTCAGTCGATGGAGAACTACGGGGCGCTGGCGGTGTACGCCAACACCAAGCTCTACAACATCATGTTCACGCAGGAGCTGGCCCGACGGATGCGCGCCCACGGCATTACCAACGTGACCACCAACGCGCTGCACCCCGGCGTAGTGGCCAGTAGCTTCGGCAGCGGCGCCCATGGCTTGTTGAGCATCTTCGTGAAGCTGGCCCGGCCCTTCGGGCTTTCAACCGCGAAAGGGGCTGCAACCAGCCTTTACTTAGCTTCCTCGCCCGCTGTTGCCACCACCAGCGGCGGTTACTTCAACGAGAAAAAGCCAGAGGCGGTGAAGCACCGCTTTAACACACCCGAAAATGCCCGCCGCCTCTGGGAACTGAGCGAGGCGCTGACGGACACGAAGCTGCTGGACTAA